The Ictalurus punctatus breed USDA103 chromosome 9, Coco_2.0, whole genome shotgun sequence genome contains a region encoding:
- the LOC108269540 gene encoding gastrula zinc finger protein XlCGF58.1, which translates to MEDSRSELFTKGEAPRQSSLFLNLFKEFRFEALHNPPAQTQHQIILHCLHMSSSEHQSRKKHTSNLFYHEQHSVENHTSSLSPTDRRSGEGFTSSLAPTDRRSGEGFTSSLAPTDRRSGEGFTSSLPPTDRRPGEGFTSSLSPTDRRPGEGFTSSLSPTDRRSGEGFTSSLPPTDRRPGEGFTSSLPPTDRRPGEGFTSSLPPTDRRPGEGFTSSLPPTDPRPGEGFTSSLSPTHRRPGEGFTSSLPPTHRRPGEGFTSSLPSTDRRSGEGFTSGVACTKPQTGEDYTSGVSCTKYQSSEDYISNRSSPESEKKLLSCFKCHYCGKSFSRQRYLKMHTVQGEDAFNCTSCGKLFSAKCSLMAHRRSEHKGEKPLKCEECGKAFATAKARLAHQSSHNGNKQFNCPRCDKTFLSKHMLSTHILSEHQGTQPFGCDVCGKRFKLKNGLISHQRIHSGARPYRCEECGKTFIAKSTFNVHQRVHTGEKAFSCETCGRSFSLAACLSRHQQSHKDFKSFNCDVCKKTFAQASHLRIHRRVHASEKTSHDCETCQKSFSCNRALKLHEKIHITKRAFSCSVCAKSFGSDAYLRRHQQLHLGVNLHRCDECGKSFVTAGHLRSHLQVHPHLRPFTCTECGRKCRTLGDLAHHRRVHTEDSFRCGVCEKRFATRKSLSLHHRVHSGEKPYSCSECGKTFAHLSNVLRHASVHTGEKPFGCNECGKCFRLAFSLRAHAQTHVNEQERTCTECGRGFSRMKTLLSHKCAKTQSEKSKEERGGEKTHEKT; encoded by the exons ATGGAAGACTCCAGATCAGAGTTATTTACAAAAGGAGAAGCTCCGCGACAAAGCAGCCTGTTTCTGAATCTATTTAAAG AGTTCAGGTTTGAAGCGTTACACAACCCTCCGGCTCAGACGCAACATCAGATCATCCTGCATTGCTTACACATGTCCTCTTCTGAACACCAGTCtagaaaaaaacacacctcaAACCTGTTCTACCATGAACAGCATTCTGTAGAGAACCACACCTCAAGCCTGTCCCCAACCGACCGCCGATCTGGAGAGGGCTTCACCTCAAGCCTGGCCCCAACCGACCGCCGATCTGGAGAGGGCTTCACCTCAAGCCTGGCCCCAACCGACCGCCGATCTGGAGAGGGCTTCACCTCAAGCCTGCCCCCAACCGACCGCCGACCTGGAGAGGGCTTCACCTCAAGCCTGTCCCCAACCGACCGCCGACCTGGAGAGGGCTTCACCTCAAGCCTGTCCCCAACCGACCGCCGATCTGGAGAGGGCTTCACCTCAAGCCTGCCCCCAACCGACCGCCGACCTGGAGAGGGCTTCACCTCAAGCCTGCCCCCAACCGACCGCCGACCTGGAGAGGGCTTCACCTCAAGCCTGCCCCCAACCGACCGCCGACCTGGAGAGGGCTTCACCTCAAGCCTGCCCCCAACCGACCCCCGACCTGGAGAGGGCTTCACCTCAAGCCTGTCCCCAACCCACCGCCGACCTGGAGAGGGCTTTACCTCAAGCCTGCCCCCAACCCACCGCCGACCTGGAGAGGGCTTTACCTCAAGCCTGCCCTCAACCGACCGCCGCTCTGGAGAGGGCTTTACCTCAGGCGTGGCCTGTACTAAACCTCAAACTGGTGAGGACTATACCTCAGGTGTGTCATGTACTAAATATCAATCATCAGAGGACTACATATCAAATCGGTCATCTCCTGAATCAGAGAAGAAACTTCTATCATGCTTCAAGTGTCACTACTGTGGCAAGTCATTCAGCCGGCAGCGTTACCTCAAAATGCACACTGTCCAAGGAGAAGATGCCTTTAACTGCACATCATGTGGGAAGCTTTTCTCTGCTAAATGTAGCTTGATGGCTCACAGACGTTCTGAGCATAAAGGAGAAAAACCTCTAAAATGTGAAGAGTGCGGGAAAGCTTTCGCAACAGCTAAAGCAAGACTGGCGCATCAATCGAGTCACAATGGAAACAAGCAGTTTAACTGCCCAAGATGTGACAAAACCTTCCTGAGCAAGCACATGCTAAGTACACACATCCTGAGTGAACACCAGGGAACGCAACCCTTCGGTTGTGACGTCTGTGGTAAAAGATTCAAGCTGAAGAATGGACTGATCTCCCATCAGCGGATTCACTCAGGAGCGCGGCCGTATCGCTGCGAGGAATGTGGCAAGACCTTCATCGCTAAAAGCACGTTTAACGTCCATCAGCGGGTTCACACGGGTGAGAAGGCGTTTAGCTGTGAAACATGCGGCAGGAGCTTTAGCCTAGCTGCTTGTCTGTCCAGACATCAGCAGAGCCACAAGGATTTCAAATCCTTCAACTGTGACGTCTGCAAGAAGACTTTCGCCCAGGCTAGTCACCTTCGTATTCATCGACGCGTGCATGCCAGCGAGAAAACGTCGCATGATTGTGAAACCTGCCAGAAAAGTTTTAGTTGTAACCGAGCTCTCAAGCTGCATGAGAAGATTCACATAACCAAGCGAGCATTTTCCTGCTCAGTGTGCGCCAAGTCGTTTGGTTCGGATGCGTATCTAAGAAGGCACCAGCAGCTCCATTTAGGAGTGAATCTGCACCGCTGTGACGAGTGCGGCAAGAGTTTCGTCACAGCCGGCCATCTCCGCTCACACCTGCAGGTCCACCCACACTTGAGACCTTTCACCTGCACCGAATGTGGACGGAAATGCCGCACCCTCGGCGATCTCGCGCACCACCGACGCGTCCATACAGAGGACAGCTTCCGCTGTGGGGTGTGTGAGAAGCGGTTCGCGACGAGGAAAAGCTTGTCCTTACACCACCGCGTGCACAGCGGCGAGAAACCGTACTCCTGCAGCGAGTGCGGAAAGACTTTCGCTCACTTATCCAATGTCCTCAGACACGCCAGCGTACACACCGGCGAGAAACCCTTCGGTTGCAACGAGTGTGGGAAGTGTTTCCGCCTGGCCTTTAGTCTCAGAGCTCACGCGCAGACGCACGTGAACGAGCAAGAGCGGACGTGCACTGAATGCGGGAGAGGTTTCTCACGAATGAAGACCTTACTGAGCCACAAGTGTGCGAAGACGCAATCCGAGAAGTCCAAagaggagagggggggggaaaaaacccacgAAAAGACATAA